From a region of the Paenibacillus lutimineralis genome:
- the rplQ gene encoding 50S ribosomal protein L17: MAYQKLGRNSSARKALFRDLVTDLFLYERIQTTEAKAKEVRSIAEKLITKAKQGDLHARRQVAAYVRRESIDGQQDAIQKLFSELAPRYSERPGGYTRILKLGPRRGDSAPMVYLELVDRA; the protein is encoded by the coding sequence ATGGCATACCAAAAGTTGGGCCGTAATTCCAGCGCTCGTAAGGCTTTGTTCCGTGACCTGGTAACCGACCTGTTCTTATATGAACGTATCCAAACGACTGAGGCTAAAGCGAAAGAAGTTCGTTCTATCGCTGAGAAGCTGATCACCAAGGCAAAACAAGGAGATCTGCACGCTCGTCGTCAAGTTGCAGCTTATGTTCGTCGTGAATCCATCGACGGTCAGCAAGATGCAATCCAAAAACTGTTCTCGGAGCTGGCACCACGCTACTCTGAGCGTCCAGGCGGATACACTCGTATCTTGAAATTGGGACCACGCCGCGGTGACTCTGCGCCTATGGTTTACTTGGAATTGGTAGACCGCGCTTAA
- the rpsK gene encoding 30S ribosomal protein S11: protein MAKPKKVVRTKRRDRKNIESGVAHIRSTFNNTIVTITDPHGNAISWASSGGLGFKGSRKSTPFAAQMAAESAAKAAMEHGMKTVEVMVKGPGAGREAAIRSLQAAGLEVNMIKDVTPIPHNGCRPPKRRRV, encoded by the coding sequence ATGGCTAAACCAAAAAAAGTCGTACGTACAAAACGTCGTGATCGCAAAAATATTGAGTCTGGTGTAGCGCATATCCGCTCCACCTTCAACAATACGATTGTTACGATTACAGACCCACATGGCAACGCAATTTCATGGGCAAGCTCCGGCGGTCTTGGATTTAAGGGTTCCCGTAAATCCACTCCGTTTGCTGCACAAATGGCAGCTGAATCTGCTGCAAAAGCAGCTATGGAACATGGCATGAAAACTGTCGAGGTTATGGTTAAAGGTCCTGGAGCCGGCCGTGAAGCCGCTATCCGCTCTTTGCAAGCGGCAGGCCTTGAGGTTAACATGATTAAAGACGTGACTCCGATTCCTCACAATGGATGCCGTCCTCCAAAACGCCGTCGTGTATAA
- the rpsM gene encoding 30S ribosomal protein S13, translating to MARIAGVDLPRDKRVEIALTYIFGIGKTTSQKILSTTGINPDTRVRDLTEDEVSKLRESIDKTVKVEGDLRREISLNIKRLIEIGCYRGVRHRRGLPVRGQRTKTNARTRKGPRRTVANKKK from the coding sequence ATGGCACGTATAGCTGGTGTGGATTTGCCACGTGATAAACGCGTTGAGATCGCCTTAACTTACATTTTCGGAATCGGTAAAACGACTTCCCAGAAAATCCTGAGCACAACAGGCATCAATCCGGACACTCGTGTTCGTGATTTGACGGAAGATGAGGTTAGCAAACTACGCGAATCGATCGACAAGACGGTCAAGGTTGAAGGTGACCTGCGTCGTGAAATTTCTTTAAATATTAAGCGTTTGATCGAAATCGGATGCTACCGCGGTGTACGTCATCGTCGTGGCCTGCCGGTTCGCGGACAACGTACGAAAACGAATGCCCGTACTCGTAAGGGTCCTCGTCGTACTGTAGCGAACAAGAAGAAATAA
- a CDS encoding DNA-directed RNA polymerase subunit alpha, which produces MIEIEKPKIETVEVNDEGTYGKFVVEPLERGYGTTLGNSLRRILLSSLPGAAVTSVQIDGVLHEFSTVPGVMEDVTEIILNLKALSLKIHSDEEKILEIDAEGEGVVTAGDIRADSDVEILNPELHIATLEPGSRLHMRIYAGRGRGYVQADRNKRDDQPIGVIPVDSIYTPITRVNYVVENTRVGQVTNYDKLTLEVWTDGSIKPEEAVSLGAKILTEHLFLFVGLTDEAKDAEIMVEKEEDKKEKVLEMTIEELDLSVRSYNCLKRAGINTVQELTTKTEEDMMKVRNLGRKSLEEVQEKLEELGLGLRTEE; this is translated from the coding sequence GTGATAGAAATCGAAAAACCGAAAATTGAGACCGTTGAAGTTAACGATGAAGGCACCTATGGTAAATTTGTAGTGGAACCACTAGAGCGTGGTTATGGCACCACTTTGGGTAACTCGCTTCGCCGGATTTTGCTATCTTCCCTGCCTGGTGCTGCGGTAACCTCGGTCCAAATCGATGGTGTTCTGCATGAATTCTCGACTGTCCCAGGTGTAATGGAGGACGTGACGGAAATCATTCTGAACCTGAAGGCTCTTTCACTTAAAATCCATTCGGATGAGGAGAAAATCCTTGAGATCGATGCGGAAGGTGAAGGAGTAGTTACAGCAGGAGATATCCGTGCGGACAGCGATGTGGAAATTCTGAATCCGGAGCTTCATATTGCAACGCTGGAGCCGGGTTCGAGACTTCATATGCGCATTTATGCGGGACGTGGTCGTGGTTATGTTCAAGCAGATCGTAATAAACGAGACGATCAGCCGATCGGAGTCATTCCCGTCGATTCGATCTATACCCCGATTACTCGCGTCAATTACGTTGTAGAGAATACCCGTGTTGGCCAAGTGACCAACTATGACAAGCTGACGCTTGAAGTATGGACCGATGGCAGCATTAAACCTGAAGAAGCGGTTAGTCTCGGAGCAAAAATTTTGACCGAGCATCTCTTCCTGTTCGTTGGGTTGACTGACGAAGCGAAGGACGCTGAAATCATGGTTGAGAAGGAAGAAGACAAGAAAGAGAAAGTTCTTGAAATGACGATTGAAGAGCTCGATCTGTCCGTTCGTTCTTATAACTGCCTCAAACGTGCCGGCATCAATACGGTACAAGAGCTGACCACGAAGACGGAAGAAGATATGATGAAGGTGCGTAACCTTGGTCGTAAATCTTTGGAAGAAGTTCAAGAGAAGCTTGAGGAGCTTGGTTTAGGGCTTCGTACGGAAGAATAG